From the Priestia aryabhattai genome, the window GTTCGCATATTGTGATAGGCGTACTTTTTGGCATACTAGCTGCGATGTTAATCGGAACTTTTTATCAAAATGTACCTGGTGTATTACCGTACGGTATGATTAGCGGACTTGCAGTAGGACTAGTGGCAGATACATATTATACAATTAAAACAAAAATAAAGGTTATCTAATATAGAGAGTAAGAAAAAGCAGTGAAGCTATAGCTTCACTGCTTTTTTCTATTTCAAAATTATATCACTCAAAAAGCACTACATCGAATCCGTTTCTGCGGTAACAGGTTAGAAGCGTATACAGTTCTGCACGGTGATGGTATAAATGAGACTGAATTTCAAGCAGCCATTCAAAGCGTGTATAAGTGCATCCCCAATAGGATGTTTGTAGTGAAAATAGCTTCTGTTCGTCAAAAGAAGAGTAGGCCGCTTTTAGCTGATTGAATCCATCTCTTAAAGCTGTTTTGAGTTCAAGCTTTGTATAAGCTGGATGCTGCAGATAAAACTCATTCATTTTATCTGCAGAGTGACCTAAGGAAATATGATAGTCTGCAGTACAAATGAGACATAAGTGCTGCAGCAGTTCTTGAATAGACCGCTTGTGAGGGAGGGGACGATAAGTAAGCTCTTCTTCTGTAACGTCATCAATGATTGCGGCTAGAGAATGGATGTTGACGTGTATTTGATTAAACACCATCTCACAGTAAGAATTCATGTATTCACACCCTTTTCATTTGAATAAATACCGCATTTTTTGATCGAGCCAGTACTCTGATTTTTCATTGTTATCGAGCTTAATATAGCAATCGACAATTTCATCATAAATGAATTCCTTTTCTTCTACTAAATCAATAAATTTAATGAGTAATTAAAAAATATCTAATGTTCTAGTAATATCCATTATACTGTAAAATCATAGTGAGAAATAAGGGAGATTGCCCAAAAACAGTAAAAAGAAAACGTTATCAATTTCGGGAAAAGAAGGAAGGAGACGAATTATGAATTTTAAAGACGAAAATGCGTTAGACTTAGAGTGGGTTATGCTCATAATGGAAGCAAAACAAACAGGCATAAGCATCGAGGAAGTTAGACAATTTTTACAAAGTATTAGTTCAAATTCTTAGCCCATACAATAGTAAGGGAATAAAGAATTCAACAAGCATAGATAACCTTTATAGCGAGTTTCAAGCTATGTCCACTAGATGTATAATCATCCCTTTACGGTAAGAACGTTTATTTATAATGCACGGTAAAGTGAAATTATGGTATTATTATCGATAAGTAAGCATCAGTAAGGGTGATTAAAATGACAATTGGCCAACGTATTCGAGATCTTAGAATGAAACAGGGAATATCGCTAACAGAACTTGCAAACCGAGCGGGTGTTGCTAAATCGTACATATCTTCAGTAGAAAGAGGAATTCAGCTCAACCCATCTATTCAATTTCTAAATAAAATTTCTACTTCATTGAACGTGAGTATTGATAGATTGATTCATGAGCCGATGGATAAAGCTGAATCGTTGGATATTGATAATGAGTGGCTTGAGTTAGCAAAAGAAGCGGCGGAGTCAGGAATAAGCAAAGAGCAGTTTAAACAATTTCTTGAATTTCAAAAATGGCAGCGGGCAAAGCAAGATTAACTTCGCGGAATATACATAAAAGAGAACTTACATAGAACAACTGCTAAAAGAAAATCATGATTGCAAAAAAGAGATTCCATCTATCTATGGAATCTTTTTTTTGTAGACTTAAGAAGAAATAAAATGGGATTGGAATTCTTTTTCTCGCTGAAACTGAATGCGTTCAAGAGTTATTAATTTTGGCTTTCTTTTCTTTTCAAACTGTCTCAATGTTTCTGAAATATCTTTGTTTTGATAAAAAACTTGATGCAGTAAGTCAGAGAGTAAGTCAGCATCTTTTAATGACTCATTTAATCCAAAAGCGCCAGTAGGAGTCATCGTATGAGCAGCATCGCCTAACAATAACAGGTGATTCTTTGACCATACTTCGCTTATGCTGCTTTGCACAGAAAGAAGTGTAAAGTCTAACCACGATTTAATAAACCTTTCTATTGAAAGGTTTAAGCTAGGGAAAGCGTCTATTAAACGCTGAATAAACGGTTTAAATGATTGTTTTCGAAGAGCAGGGTAACTGCCTTTCTCAATATTCCATCCAATTTGAACAAAGCCTTTTGCTTGAGAAAAAAGCGCCACCTGCTGTTGCTTCACAAGTGCAAATTTAATAGAAGGATCCCAATTGGCAGGAGCAGGAATTTTCGCCCAAAGCAAATCGTATCCATGATTGTGGATATTGTTTTTTATATGCGCAAGTTTGCGAACAGTTGAATATCGACCATCTGCTCCAATAATGATTTTACTTTCAACCATTATTTCAATCCGGCCTTTTTGCTGAGCTTTTATTCCAGTATATTGTCCTTCCTCATTCTGTATCAACTCCGTTACTTTTGTGCCTAGCATAAGTTTGTAGGAGGGATGGGTACTTGCTTGGTTATTTATAGACTGAAGAAGATGCTGCTGTGGAACATGAATTCCTGCATGTCCATTTTCAGATTCTATCATTTTGAATATATTTCCATCTTTCCAGTATTCAACTCTAGACATTCGAAGGAGGCCTAAGCTTTCAATTCTTTCAAATATATGATGTTTCTTAAGAATCATTTCTCCATCTTCATTTAAATGTTCGCCTCGAAATTCTTTTCCGAGCTTATCAGATCTCTCTATAAGTATAGTTGATATATTTTGTTTAGCCAGTAGATAGGCCAGTAGAGCACCGCCTGGTCCGGCTCCTATTATACACACATCTGTTTGATAGTTCATTTTCTTCCCCTTGTTTGTTATATGCAATTAAGTTACTTTTGGTAAGTATATTAACTTTTATAAATGTTAATGTCAACTTTTTTATAGCTTTTCTTTATCTATAGAATTCGCTCTTTAGTTGAAATACAGATAAGGTTTTACATATTCAAAGTCAAAGATTAAGTTTTATGGTAAACTAAAATACACGAATTATTTTGAATAATTTGTATAAAAAGGTGAAACTTCAAAATTGTTGAGAAAAAGCACAGTTGGAAAGCTGCGGGATTTTTAGCAAGAAGAGTATCTATTGTATAGAGAGCGTCTCTGGAAATTCTAGCAAACTCCAATTTCGACTGGGGGATGATTATGAAAAAAATAGAACATTATATTCAAACATTGGGTAACAGTGCAGATTTACTAACAAAAAGACAGACAAGCATTTACTTCGAAAAACTTTCAAATACCTTTCCTTTTTTAACGATCATGCAAATTAATTGGAGAAAAGTATTAATTAAAAAGTCCACTCGGCATATTGAAGAAATCAAAAAATGGCTTCAAGAGATGAATATAAAAGAACATCAAGTTGTTTTATTCTGGAAACGAGCGACTAAAGCTGTAAGCGTCGATTTAGCTCAGGCTTTACTGTTTTTTCAACAAACTGCTGATCTTACAGAAGAAGCTTTTATTTACTGTCCGTCTGTTGACTATGTAATTGAGTATTTTAAAGACGGTAAAATGATGATTGGTTTAGCAGCACGTTAATTAAAAGGAAAAAAGCTGAGGGAGGAGGCGAATTAGAACTTCTTCACTCAGCTTTTTATGCATATAAAATCTAAAAAATACGAAACATAACGTTATTTACAACATAAATTACCTTCTCTTTATAATTAGTGGGAAAAGTATTGACATTTTCCATAAAACAAATATAATTAACATTAATCATATTGTTAATTGTAAAAAGAGCGATCAGGAGAAATGATGAATGTCGAACAAAAAAGCAATGACGAATCAAAAGAAAAAAGAATACCCTAAACCTTATGGCTATACGTCAGATATTGCTGTATTTACGATTGTGACGGAAGAAAAAGAACCATACAAACCACCTAAAATGAGTTTGAAATTAATGCTTATCCAACGAGCAATGGTAAACGCAGAGGGAGAAAAGAACAGCGAAGCAGGAAAGTGGGCGCTTCCCGGCGGATTTGTCCAGCCTGATGAATCAGCTTTTGAAGCGGCTAAAAGAGAGCTGGAAGAAGAAACTGGCGTAAAAGATATTCATTTAAAACACTATGGTGTCTATGATGAGCCCGGCAGAGACGATAGAGGATGGGTCATTACAAACGCACATTATGCAATCGTTCCAGAAGATAGTCTAATAAAGCGAAAAGCGAATGATGATGCTGCTCGAGTTGAATTATTTAAAATAGATGAAATCTTTTCATTGCCTTTAGCTTTTGATCATGAAATGATCATTCGAGATGCAATCAAGGAAATTAAGAAAGATTTATTGCAAACGACCATTGCTCAGAAGTTTCTGCCTTCTCAGTTTACATACTCTGAGCTGCAGGCTGTGCTGCTTACCGTAACGGATGATGCAGCGATTAAAAGTGATCAGGCCTTTGCGCGGAAAATAAGAATGCTGCCATTTATTGAAGAAGTAGATGGAAAAACAACGACGAGAACGTCTAAAAAACCAACAAAACTCTACCGGTTTGTTGAGATGAATGTGATGAAGCCAATCTATACAGCACGTTATTAAAAGAAAAACTGCCAATTCAAATAATTAACAATATGTTAACTGTTAATTTTTACTTATGAGGGGGAAACATAATGAAAAAAGCACTGATTAACATCGATTATACAAATGATTTTGTAGCTGAAAACGGAGCTTTGACATGCGGAGAACCAGGGCGACAAATTGAAACGTCCATAAGCGATATCACGCGTCAATTTATTAAGCAAGACGAGTATGTCGTGTTTGCCCTTGATTTTCATAAAGAAAATGATTCTTTACATCCAGAATCAGGGCTGTTTCCGCCTCATAATATTGAAGGTTCTGCAGGAAGAGAGCTATACGGAAAGTTAAATGATCTGTATAACGTGTATCAATCAAAGGCAAATGTAGAAGTGATCGATAAAACGAGATACAGCGCATTTGCTGGAACGGATCTGGAGATTAAACTGCGAGAAAGACAAATTACCGATGTCTACTTAGCAGGTGTATGTACGGATATCTGTGTACTTCATACAGCAGTAGATGCCTATAATAAAGGATTTACTATTTATATTTATGAAAAAGCTGTAGCGAGCTTTAATCAAAAAGGTCATGAGTGGGCGCTTGAACATTTTAAATCTTGCCTCGGAGCAGAAATTATTTAAGGACATAAAAGTGGAGGAAATCAATGAATATGTTTACAGATGACAGCGTAATGCTACACACCGATTTATATCAAATTAATATGGGAGAAACGTATTGGGAAGATAATATTCATCAAAAGAAGGCTGTTTTTGAAGTTTTCTTCCGCAAACTTCCTTTTGGGAATGGGTATGCTGTTTTTGCTGGGTTAGAAAGAATTATTGAATATATTAAAGCATTTAAATTTAGCGAATCAGATTTAACGTACTTGCACGAAGAATTAGGTTTTAAAGAAGATTATTTAGCTTACTTAAAAGATCTTACGTTTACTGGAACGATTCGATGTATGCGTGAAGGTGAGCTTGTGTTTCATAATGAACCAATTTTACGTGTAGAAGCACCATTAATTGAAGCGCAGCTCGTAGAAACAGCTATTTTGAATATTGTGAATTACCAAACGCTGATTGCGACGAAAGCAGCTCGAATCAAACATGTAGTAGGAGATCAAGTGGCAATGGAGTTTGGAACACGACGCGCTCAAGAAATGGACGCTGCCATTTGGGGAACAAGAGCAGCCTATATTGGTGGATTTGGTGCTACTTCTAACGTGCGAGCAGGAAAGAAATTTGGAATTCCAGTGGCAGGAACGCATGCTCATGCGATGGTGCAAGCTTATAAAGACGAATATATTGCATTTCATAAATATGCTCGTCGCCATAAAAACTGTGTATTTTTAGTTGATACGTACGATACGTTAAAATCAGGAGTTCCCAATGCCATTAAAGTAGCAAAAGAATTAGGCGATAAAATTAATTTTACAGCGATTCGCTTAGACAGCGGTGATTTAACCTATTTGTCTAAAAAAGCTCGTCAAATGTTAGATGAAGCAGGGTTTACAGAGACAAAAATTGTTGCTTCCAACGATTTAGATGAAGATACAATTATGCATTTAAAGTCGCAAGGGGCACGAATAGACATGTGGGGAATTGGTACTAAGCTAATTACTGCATATGATCAGCCGGCGCTTGGAGCAGTATATAAACTCGTCTCTATTGAAGGAGAAAATGGCGAGATGATGGATACGATTAAAATTAGTGCGAATCCTGAAAAAGTGAGTACACCAGGGTTGAAGCGCGTATATCGTATTATTAATAATTTGAACGGAAAATCTGAAGGGGATTATATCACTATGGAAGACGAAGATCCTCAAAGCGAAGAACGTTTAAAAATGTTCCATCCTGTTCATACGTTTATCAGTAA encodes:
- a CDS encoding anti-repressor SinI family protein, which codes for MNFKDENALDLEWVMLIMEAKQTGISIEEVRQFLQSISSNS
- a CDS encoding nicotinate phosphoribosyltransferase, with translation MNMFTDDSVMLHTDLYQINMGETYWEDNIHQKKAVFEVFFRKLPFGNGYAVFAGLERIIEYIKAFKFSESDLTYLHEELGFKEDYLAYLKDLTFTGTIRCMREGELVFHNEPILRVEAPLIEAQLVETAILNIVNYQTLIATKAARIKHVVGDQVAMEFGTRRAQEMDAAIWGTRAAYIGGFGATSNVRAGKKFGIPVAGTHAHAMVQAYKDEYIAFHKYARRHKNCVFLVDTYDTLKSGVPNAIKVAKELGDKINFTAIRLDSGDLTYLSKKARQMLDEAGFTETKIVASNDLDEDTIMHLKSQGARIDMWGIGTKLITAYDQPALGAVYKLVSIEGENGEMMDTIKISANPEKVSTPGLKRVYRIINNLNGKSEGDYITMEDEDPQSEERLKMFHPVHTFISKFVTNFEAKELHHDIFVNGKLVYETEELQEIQQYVKDNLELLWDEYKRTRNPEEYPVDLSEKCWENKTRQIAYVKHKVEEALNKK
- a CDS encoding NUDIX domain-containing protein: MSNKKAMTNQKKKEYPKPYGYTSDIAVFTIVTEEKEPYKPPKMSLKLMLIQRAMVNAEGEKNSEAGKWALPGGFVQPDESAFEAAKRELEEETGVKDIHLKHYGVYDEPGRDDRGWVITNAHYAIVPEDSLIKRKANDDAARVELFKIDEIFSLPLAFDHEMIIRDAIKEIKKDLLQTTIAQKFLPSQFTYSELQAVLLTVTDDAAIKSDQAFARKIRMLPFIEEVDGKTTTRTSKKPTKLYRFVEMNVMKPIYTARY
- a CDS encoding CDI toxin immunity protein — its product is MKKIEHYIQTLGNSADLLTKRQTSIYFEKLSNTFPFLTIMQINWRKVLIKKSTRHIEEIKKWLQEMNIKEHQVVLFWKRATKAVSVDLAQALLFFQQTADLTEEAFIYCPSVDYVIEYFKDGKMMIGLAAR
- a CDS encoding DinB family protein produces the protein MNSYCEMVFNQIHVNIHSLAAIIDDVTEEELTYRPLPHKRSIQELLQHLCLICTADYHISLGHSADKMNEFYLQHPAYTKLELKTALRDGFNQLKAAYSSFDEQKLFSLQTSYWGCTYTRFEWLLEIQSHLYHHRAELYTLLTCYRRNGFDVVLFE
- a CDS encoding cysteine hydrolase family protein, which translates into the protein MKKALINIDYTNDFVAENGALTCGEPGRQIETSISDITRQFIKQDEYVVFALDFHKENDSLHPESGLFPPHNIEGSAGRELYGKLNDLYNVYQSKANVEVIDKTRYSAFAGTDLEIKLRERQITDVYLAGVCTDICVLHTAVDAYNKGFTIYIYEKAVASFNQKGHEWALEHFKSCLGAEII
- a CDS encoding helix-turn-helix domain-containing protein produces the protein MTIGQRIRDLRMKQGISLTELANRAGVAKSYISSVERGIQLNPSIQFLNKISTSLNVSIDRLIHEPMDKAESLDIDNEWLELAKEAAESGISKEQFKQFLEFQKWQRAKQD
- a CDS encoding FAD-dependent monooxygenase — protein: MNYQTDVCIIGAGPGGALLAYLLAKQNISTILIERSDKLGKEFRGEHLNEDGEMILKKHHIFERIESLGLLRMSRVEYWKDGNIFKMIESENGHAGIHVPQQHLLQSINNQASTHPSYKLMLGTKVTELIQNEEGQYTGIKAQQKGRIEIMVESKIIIGADGRYSTVRKLAHIKNNIHNHGYDLLWAKIPAPANWDPSIKFALVKQQQVALFSQAKGFVQIGWNIEKGSYPALRKQSFKPFIQRLIDAFPSLNLSIERFIKSWLDFTLLSVQSSISEVWSKNHLLLLGDAAHTMTPTGAFGLNESLKDADLLSDLLHQVFYQNKDISETLRQFEKKRKPKLITLERIQFQREKEFQSHFISS